A portion of the Drosophila sechellia strain sech25 chromosome 2R, ASM438219v1, whole genome shotgun sequence genome contains these proteins:
- the LOC6615623 gene encoding prostasin: MQTRLAWIAFVFWFLSDVAASIFLEPLCGNHIALKISGGYNAEFHYSAWMAAVNNKTHFICGGTLIHKRFVLTAAHCIHGQDVLSVGLGAYHKSHPEVRRDVIEKLMFDGRSSFENDIGLLKLSSNVIFNAHIRPICIVLNQSLVNQMRNVSTFKAFGWGFLRGRKETDILQTITLNNFDRKKCEVDLSVYLSEKQLCAGVPFGDTCEGDSGGPLTNNVNISELGNREVQFGIISAGKITCDGLGMYVDVMSYADWIKTTIERHYTEDEPQSSLVPKIKPQQQDVFLYNDCGGANIAANLEADIYGLNLRAQGIFITHQFVLTNAERLPRNLSNLKVYVKGRTKFYEGYSVLSVLPNDQNDVALLKLNRPVTTRGSPAGMKPICMLANVVDQQRAASTPPFTMFFDAPTHRRIYDVSVALGNPQQCSERIQRRVEWNKLCVEPPNGMSRIGSGSYILGKKVTNSGKIMLVLFGIVSDSSNGLYVFTNVMKLSEWIANAIRIN; encoded by the exons ATGCAGACACGTTTGGCTTGGATTGCCTTCGTTTTTTGGTTCCTCAGCGATGTGGCTGCTTCAATCTTCTTGGAACCGCTCTGTGGAAACCATATCGCACTCAAAATCAGCGGCGGGTATAATGCCGAATTTCATTATTCTGCCTGGATGGCAGCTGTAAACAATAAGACACATTTTATCTGCGGCGGCACGCTGATTCATAAGC GATTCGTTTTAACAGCTGCGCATTGCATACATGGCCAGGACGTCCT ATCGGTTGGTTTGGGTGCCTACCATAAGAGTCATCCTGAAGTTCGGAGAGACGTCATAGAAAAACTAATGTTCGACGGGCGTTCTTCTTTTGAAAATGACATTGGCCTGCTCAAGCTGTCCAGCAACGTAATCTTTAATG CCCATATTCGTCCAATCTGCATCGTTTTGAACCAGAGTCTGGTCAACCAAATGCGCAACGTGTCGACCTTCAAAGCCTTTGGATGGGGATTCTTACGCGGACGCAAAGAAACCGATATTCTTCAGACCATCACCCTTAATAATTTTGATCGAAAAAAGTGCGAAGTGGACTTGTCAGTTTATCTCAGTGAGAAACAGCTATGCGCTGGTGTACCTTTCGGAGACACCTGTGAAGGCGATTCTGGTGGTCCCCTGACAAACAATGTGAATATTAGCGAACTCGGCAATCGGGAAGTTCAGTTCGGGATCATCAGCGCTGGCAAAATTACCTGCGATGGACTGGGAATGTATGTCGATGTGATGAGCTATGCGGACTGGATTAAGACGACAATAGAGAGGCATTATACCGAGGATGAACCACAGTCATCACTCGTCCCCAAAATTAAACCCCAGCAGCAGGATGTGTTTTTGTACAACGACTGTGGCGGCGCCAACATTGCTGCGAATTTGGAGGCAGATATTTATGGACTCAATTTGCGGGCTCAGGGCATCTTCATAACACACC AGTTCGTGTTAACCAATGCAGAACGCTTGCCAAGGAACCTATCAAACTT GAAGGTATATGTGAAGGGAAGGACGAAATTCTACGAGGGGTATAGTGTGCTCAGCGTCTTACCGAACGATCAAAATGATGTAGCGTTGCTTAAGCTTAATCGCCCCGTGACGACCCGTGGAAGCCCAG CCGGAATGAAACCCATATGTATGCTGGCGAATGTAGTAGACCAACAGAGGGCCGCGTCTACTCCACCCTTCACCATGTTCTTCGATGCGCCCACTCATAGACGCATATATGATGTCAGTGTGGCCCTTGGAAACCCTCAGCAATGCTCAGAAAGAATCCAGAGACGAGTAGAGTGGAATAAACTGTGCGTCGAACCTCCTAACGGAATGAGCCGCATTGGAAGCGGTAGCTACATACTGGGGAAGAAGGTAACGAACTCGGGGAAGATAATGTTGGTTCTGTTTGGTATCGTCAGTGATTCTTCAAATGGTCTGTACGTCTTCACAAACGTTATGAAGTTATCGGAATGGATTGCAAATGCGATTAGGATTAACTAA